A window of Streptomyces sp. NBC_01241 genomic DNA:
TGAATCTCCCGCCGGCGCCGCGGCCGGACGGACCGTGGGACATCACCGAGGTCTCCCAGCCCGGCGAGGGCCGGGTCGACCTGGGCGGCGTCTTCGTGCCCGGCGTCGAGGGCATGGAGCTGCGCGTCGAGGTGGCCGGTGACGCGATCGTCGCGGCGACCGTGGTGCTGCGCGACAGCGCCATCCAGCTGCAGGCCTTCGCCGCCCCCAAGAAGGAGGGCATCTGGGGCGAGGTCCGTGAGGAGATCGCCTCGGGCATCACCCAGCAGGGCGGGATCATCGACGAGGTCGAGGGCCCGCTGGGCTGGGAGCTGCGAGCCCAGGTCCCCGTACAGCTCCCGGACGGGACGAACGGCGTGCAGCTGGTGCGCTTCGTCGGCGTCGACGGACCGCGCTGGTTCCTGCGCGGAGTGAT
This region includes:
- a CDS encoding DUF3710 domain-containing protein, whose translation is MFGRRKKSGSAEDVADEAREAEQVVDELDDADGADSGSRRVNLPPAPRPDGPWDITEVSQPGEGRVDLGGVFVPGVEGMELRVEVAGDAIVAATVVLRDSAIQLQAFAAPKKEGIWGEVREEIASGITQQGGIIDEVEGPLGWELRAQVPVQLPDGTNGVQLVRFVGVDGPRWFLRGVISGQGAVQPEAAGLLETVFRDTVVVRGEGPMAPRDPIVLKLPDDAQMVPEGVQQENQENSKFSGGMGQLQRGPEITEVR